The Schizosaccharomyces pombe strain 972h- genome assembly, chromosome: I genome contains a region encoding:
- the mdm10 gene encoding Mdm10/Mdm12/Mmm1 complex subunit Mdm10: MMSFNDYIFYEYLKKTNWNIHNLYCNLTQTADNILNFEIPSGVSCQLSSLTSSNFASGCKISAMPILNGSMSYVYTNVNLENLNRNITYNLQHFYEGYKHVDVPFVHYVNEFQDKKLPLRPTLLYGRMHLPSQHLDAIFATRLSPWLLFFIQGVNEIEDGVGDNLCFNWQYDTGKRCLEFVYESSGAMLGVRGLWNLNYRELNTKINMENKAPSNMRWSLGFETYYGVLTKCAGASLGMRLHSGPSHPYAPFILTCTLNPIVGHITSTFSTAEPRTKAFSAQYDFNIYSYESQLKLGIELWRSKQEMSQSTNDPTANSMSSLLKGTCSTSGDVSISWQARIRNFLLTIGTEAQLTKIDPLFFGVHFEYSK; encoded by the exons ATGATGTCGTTTAACgattatatattttacGAGTACCTGAAAAAGACAAATTGGAATATCCATAATCTTTACTGTAATCTTACTCAAACAGCTGACA atattttgaattttgagATTCCTAGTGGTGTAAGCTGTCAACTTTCAAGTTTAACTTCGTCAAATTTTGCTTCAGGATGTAAAATTTCTGCTATGCCCATTTTGAATGGGTCAATGTCCTATGTATATACGAATGTAAACTTGGAAAATCTGAATAGAAATATAACTTATAACCTACAACATTTTTATGAAGGCTATAAGCATGTTGATGTTCCATTTGTTCATTATGTGAATGAATTTCAAGACAAGAAGCTTCCGTTGAGGCCTACATTATTGTATGGAAGAATGCATCTTCCTTCTCAACACTTAGATGCCATTTTTGCTACAAGATTATCTCCTTGGctgttgttttttattcaaggtgttaatgaaattgaagacGGTGTCGGTGACAAT CTTTGTTTTAACTGGCAATATGATACCGGAAAGCGATGCTTGGAGTTTGTTTATGAATCTAGCGGAGCTATGCTTGGCGTTCGAGGTTTATGGAATTTGAATTATAGAGAGCTAAATACCAAAATAAACATGGAAAATAAAGCTCCATCTAATATGAGATGGAGTCTTGGTTTTGAAACCTACTACGGCGTTTTGACCAAGTGCGCAGGCGCCAGCCTTGGAATGCGATTGCATAGTGGACCATCACATCCTTACGCTCCCTTTATTCTTACTTGTACATTAAATCCCATTGTTGGTCATATCACTTCTACATTTTCGACTGCTGAACCACGAACCAAAGCGTTCAGTGCTCAATACGACTTTAATATCTACTCTTACGAGAGCCAATTGAAACTAGGAATTGAGCTATGGCGTTCAAAACAAGAAATGAGTCAATCTACTAATGATCCAACAGCTAATTCAATGTCATCACTTCTCAAAGGCACATGTTCTACAAGTGGTGATGTGTCAATTTCTTGGCAAGCACGAATTCgaaattttctattaacCATTGGAACAGAAGCTCAATTGACAAAAATAGatcctttattttttggagtGCATTTTGAATactcaaaataa
- a CDS encoding uncharacterized protein (Schizosaccharomyces pombe specific protein): MHKISLQFFFVDNYFFFWKQSKYQSIYAIQIRCFFLTVNRTPIPKQTFSLIVFYILIMIIQHLKEIHYLISASAKLLLASNYLLELLISHNIQFSPIRSFFIIMV, translated from the coding sequence ATGCATAAAATTagtttgcaatttttttttgttgacaattatttttttttttggaagcaATCAAAATACCAGTCAATATATGCAATCCAAATTAGATGTTTTTTCCTCACCGTTAATCGAACTCCTATTCCTAAACAAACGTTCAgtttaatagttttttatatactAATAATGATTATTCAACActtaaaagaaatccaTTATTTAATCAGCGCTAGCGCTAAATTATTACTAGCAAGCAACTATTTACTAGAACTTCTTATTTCTCATAATATACAATTTAGCCCTATAcgttcattttttataattatgGTCTAA